One Brassica napus cultivar Da-Ae chromosome C4, Da-Ae, whole genome shotgun sequence genomic region harbors:
- the LOC106392036 gene encoding DEAD-box ATP-dependent RNA helicase 6 isoform X2: MDNNSSRGRFPPGIGAPDPNFQSRNPNPNPNPPPQQFLHSRTPFPQQYAQSRTPLPDAQQYVQRGYTQPQQIQQQQQWSTRAQLPGDSSYVEEVEKTVQSEANNNQDWKATLKLPPRDNRYQTEDVTATKGNEFEDYFLKRDLLRGIYEKGFEKPSPIQEESIPIALTGSDILARAKNGTGKTGAFCIPTLEKIDPENNVIQAVILVPTRELALQTSQVCKELSKYLKIEVMVTTGGTSLRDDIMRLYQPVHLLVGTPGRILDLTKKGVCVLKDCAMLVMDEADKLLSAEFQPSIEELIQFLPQNRQILMFSATFPVTVKYFKDRYLRKPYIINLMDQLTLMGVTQYYAFVEERQKVHCLNTLFSKLQINQSIIFCNSVNRVELLAKKITELGYSCFYIHAKMAQDHRNRVFHDFRNGACRNLVCTDLFTRGIDIQAVNVVINFDFPRTSESYLHRVGRSGRYGHLGLAVNLVTYEDRFKMYQTEQELGTEIKPIPSLIDKAIYCQ; the protein is encoded by the exons ATGGATAACAATAGCAGCAGAGGAAGATTCCCACCGGGGATTGGAGCTCCGGATCCTAATTTCCAGTCACGGAACCcgaatccgaacccgaacccgcCGCCTCAGCAGTTCCTTCACTCACGGACTCCGTTTCCTCAACAGTATGCACAGTCTCGGACTCCGTTACCCGACGCTCAGCAGTACGTTCAGAGAGGCTACACACAACCTCAGCAGATCCAACAACAGCAGCAGTGGTCTACACGCgctcagcttcctggtgattctagttATGTAGAAGAAGTCGAGAAGACGGTTCAATCCGAAGCTAA tAACAACCAGGACTGGAAGGCAACGTTGAAGCTCCCACCTCGAGATAACCGTTACCAGACTGAG GATGTGACGGCCACTAAAGGAAATGAGTTTGAGGATTACTTTCTGAAGAGAGATCTGCTAAGAGGGATATACGAAAAGGGTTTTGAGAAGCCCTCTCCTATCCAGGAAGAAAGCATTCCCATTGCTTTGACTGGAAGTGATATTCTCGCTAGAGCCAAAAACGGGACTGGCAAGACTGGTGCCTTCTGCATCCCTACCCTTGAGAAGATTGACCCGGAGAACAATGTCATTCAAG CTGTAATTCTAGTCCCAACTCGAGAGCTGGCACTTCAGACATCACAGGTTTGCAAGGAGCTTTCAAAGTACTTGAAAATTGAGGTTATGGTCACCACTGGCGGTACCAGCCTGAGGGATGATATCATGCGTTTATATCAACCTGTCCATTTGCTCGTTGGGACTCCTGGAAGGATTTTGGATCTTACCAAAAAGGGTGTGTGCGTTTTGAAAGACTGTGCCATGCTTGTAATGGATGAG GCCGACAAGCTTCTGTCTGCAGAATTTCAACCTTCTATAGAGGAGTTGATACAGTTCTTGCCGCAAAACCGTCAGATTCTGATGTTTTCAGCTACTTTTCCTGTCACTGTCAAGTACTTCAAGGATCGATATCTCAGGAAGCCTTACATTATCAATCTCATGGATCAGCTGACACTAATGGGTGTCACACAGTACTATGCTTTTGTTGAAGAGAGGCAGAAGGTGCACTGCCTTAACACGCTTTTCTCTAAG CTGCAAATAAACCAGTCCATTATCTTTTGCAACTCCGTCAACCGTGTGGAGCTGCTAGCCAAGAAAATCACAGAGCTTGGTTACTCATGCTTCTATATCCATGCGAAGATGGCTCAAGACCACCGTAACAGGGTTTTCCATGATTTCCGCAATGGTGCTTGCAGAAACCTTGTTTGCACTG ATTTGTTTACACGTGGGATTGACATTCAAGCTGTGAATGTGGTCATTAATTTTGATTTCCCGAGGACCTCTGAGTCTTATCTACACAGG GTAGGTAGATCAGGAAGATATGGACACCTTGGGTTGGCTGTGAATTTGGTAACATATGAGGACCGCTTCAAAAT GTACCAAACTGAGCAAGAACTTGGAACCGAAATCAAGCCAATTCCCTCACTTATCGACAAGGCAATCTACTGTCAGTAA
- the LOC106392037 gene encoding remorin, with product MAEEQKTTKVDVESPAVSAPENEPAPAPVEASKEVAEEKVHDPPPPVESKALAVVEKPIEELTPKKSSSGSIDRDVKLADLEKEKKTSFIKAWEESEKTKAENKAQKKVSDVLAWENSQKAAIEARLRKIEEKLEKKKAEYGEKMKNKVAAIHKQAEEKRAMVEAKRGEELLKAEEMAAKYRATGMVPKATCGCF from the exons ATGGCAGAGGAGCAAAAGACGACTAAGGTTGACGTAGAATCTCCGGCGGTTTCAGCTCCGGAGAATGAACCAGCTCCTGCTCCGGTGGAAGCTTCTAAAGAGGTTGCGGAGGAGAAAGTTCATGATCCACCACCTCCCGTCGAGTCCAAAGCTCTTGCCGTTGTTGAAA AACCCATTGAGGAGCTTACACCAAAGAAAAGTTCATCTGGTTCGATCGATAGAG ATGTGAAACTTGCGGACTtggaaaaggagaagaagacatcATTCATCAAAGCATGGGAAGAGAGTGAGAAGACAAAGGCAGAGAACAA GGCACAAAAGAAGGTATCTGATGTGCTCGCTTGGGAGAACAGCCAGAAAGCAGCCATTGAAGCCCGGCTAAGGAAGATTGAAGAAAAattagagaagaagaaggcagAGTATGGTGAGAAAATGAAGAACAAAGTGGCTGCGATCCACAAGCAAGcagaagagaagagagcaaTGGTTGAAGCTAAAAGAGGAGAGGAGCTTCTTAAAGCTGAAGAAATGGCTGCCAAGTACAGAGCCACTGGTATGGTTCCCAAGGCAACTTGTGGATGTTTCTAA
- the LOC106392040 gene encoding LIM domain-containing protein PLIM2a gives MSFTGTLDKCKACDKTVYVMDLLTLEGNTYHKSCFRCSHCNGTLQMSTYSSMDGVLYCKTHFEQLFKESGNFSKNFQTGKTEKSSDQMTRAPSKLSSFFSGTQDKCASCHKTVYPLEKVNMEGECYHKTCFKCAHSGCPLTHSSYASLNGVLYCKVHFNQLFLEKGSYNHVHQAAANHRRTASSGASTPPSDDHKPEDNAAIPEGEAGGEEEAVPEAADAGGEPEPVAES, from the exons ATGTCGTTTACAGGAACGTTGGATAAATGCAAGGCGTGTGACAAAACCGTCTACGTCATGGATTTGTTGACGTTAGAGGGTAACACTTATCACAAATCATGTTTCCGATGCAGTCATTGCAATGGCACTCTCCAg ATGAGTACTTACTCGTCCATGGATGGAGTTCTTTACTGCAAGACTCACTTCGAGCAGCTTTTCAAAGAATCCGGCAATTTCAGCAAGAACTTCCAGACAGGAAAGACAGAGAAGTCGAGTGATCAAATG ACTCGAGCTCCGAGCAAGTTATCTTCATTCTTCAGTGGAACACAAGACAAATGTGCGAGTTGTCACAAAACCGTTTACCCACTTGAGAAAGTTAACATGGAAGGTGAATGTTACCACAAGACTTGCTTCAAGTGCGCACACAGTGGTTGTCCTTTGACTCACTCTTCTTACGCCTCTCTCAACGGTGTCCTCTACTGTAAAGTCCATTTCAACCAGCTCTTTCTCGAGAAAGGAAGTTACAATCACGTCCATCAAGCCGCTGCTAACCACCGTCGAACCGCTTCTTCTGGTGCCTCTACTCCGCCTTCTGATGATCACAAACCTGAAGATAACGCTGCCATTCCGGAAGGAGAAGCAGGAGGAGAGGAAGAAGCAGTCCCTGAAGCTGCTGATGCAGGAGGAGAGCCTGAGCCTGTGGCTGAGTCTTGA
- the LOC106392036 gene encoding DEAD-box ATP-dependent RNA helicase 6 isoform X1: MDNNSSRGRFPPGIGAPDPNFQSRNPNPNPNPPPQQFLHSRTPFPQQYAQSRTPLPDAQQYVQRGYTQPQQIQQQQQWSTRAQLPGDSSYVEEVEKTVQSEANSNNQDWKATLKLPPRDNRYQTEDVTATKGNEFEDYFLKRDLLRGIYEKGFEKPSPIQEESIPIALTGSDILARAKNGTGKTGAFCIPTLEKIDPENNVIQAVILVPTRELALQTSQVCKELSKYLKIEVMVTTGGTSLRDDIMRLYQPVHLLVGTPGRILDLTKKGVCVLKDCAMLVMDEADKLLSAEFQPSIEELIQFLPQNRQILMFSATFPVTVKYFKDRYLRKPYIINLMDQLTLMGVTQYYAFVEERQKVHCLNTLFSKLQINQSIIFCNSVNRVELLAKKITELGYSCFYIHAKMAQDHRNRVFHDFRNGACRNLVCTDLFTRGIDIQAVNVVINFDFPRTSESYLHRVGRSGRYGHLGLAVNLVTYEDRFKMYQTEQELGTEIKPIPSLIDKAIYCQ; the protein is encoded by the exons ATGGATAACAATAGCAGCAGAGGAAGATTCCCACCGGGGATTGGAGCTCCGGATCCTAATTTCCAGTCACGGAACCcgaatccgaacccgaacccgcCGCCTCAGCAGTTCCTTCACTCACGGACTCCGTTTCCTCAACAGTATGCACAGTCTCGGACTCCGTTACCCGACGCTCAGCAGTACGTTCAGAGAGGCTACACACAACCTCAGCAGATCCAACAACAGCAGCAGTGGTCTACACGCgctcagcttcctggtgattctagttATGTAGAAGAAGTCGAGAAGACGGTTCAATCCGAAGCTAA tagtAACAACCAGGACTGGAAGGCAACGTTGAAGCTCCCACCTCGAGATAACCGTTACCAGACTGAG GATGTGACGGCCACTAAAGGAAATGAGTTTGAGGATTACTTTCTGAAGAGAGATCTGCTAAGAGGGATATACGAAAAGGGTTTTGAGAAGCCCTCTCCTATCCAGGAAGAAAGCATTCCCATTGCTTTGACTGGAAGTGATATTCTCGCTAGAGCCAAAAACGGGACTGGCAAGACTGGTGCCTTCTGCATCCCTACCCTTGAGAAGATTGACCCGGAGAACAATGTCATTCAAG CTGTAATTCTAGTCCCAACTCGAGAGCTGGCACTTCAGACATCACAGGTTTGCAAGGAGCTTTCAAAGTACTTGAAAATTGAGGTTATGGTCACCACTGGCGGTACCAGCCTGAGGGATGATATCATGCGTTTATATCAACCTGTCCATTTGCTCGTTGGGACTCCTGGAAGGATTTTGGATCTTACCAAAAAGGGTGTGTGCGTTTTGAAAGACTGTGCCATGCTTGTAATGGATGAG GCCGACAAGCTTCTGTCTGCAGAATTTCAACCTTCTATAGAGGAGTTGATACAGTTCTTGCCGCAAAACCGTCAGATTCTGATGTTTTCAGCTACTTTTCCTGTCACTGTCAAGTACTTCAAGGATCGATATCTCAGGAAGCCTTACATTATCAATCTCATGGATCAGCTGACACTAATGGGTGTCACACAGTACTATGCTTTTGTTGAAGAGAGGCAGAAGGTGCACTGCCTTAACACGCTTTTCTCTAAG CTGCAAATAAACCAGTCCATTATCTTTTGCAACTCCGTCAACCGTGTGGAGCTGCTAGCCAAGAAAATCACAGAGCTTGGTTACTCATGCTTCTATATCCATGCGAAGATGGCTCAAGACCACCGTAACAGGGTTTTCCATGATTTCCGCAATGGTGCTTGCAGAAACCTTGTTTGCACTG ATTTGTTTACACGTGGGATTGACATTCAAGCTGTGAATGTGGTCATTAATTTTGATTTCCCGAGGACCTCTGAGTCTTATCTACACAGG GTAGGTAGATCAGGAAGATATGGACACCTTGGGTTGGCTGTGAATTTGGTAACATATGAGGACCGCTTCAAAAT GTACCAAACTGAGCAAGAACTTGGAACCGAAATCAAGCCAATTCCCTCACTTATCGACAAGGCAATCTACTGTCAGTAA